In Zingiber officinale cultivar Zhangliang chromosome 6A, Zo_v1.1, whole genome shotgun sequence, a single genomic region encodes these proteins:
- the LOC121995493 gene encoding uncharacterized protein LOC121995493, which translates to MLHGDGRTVHLSLDQRIGAAFASQDLYLHGFFSASIKLPSDYVAGVVVAFCRLRRIKVRDKGSVAKSGVRRGIASRNVRRIADQESPLHPPLYPLRRSESAGSENHNSRSVSSSPDKDDRCYTTRGSAALVCEGENADERASAASLPRFFVSLSNKEKEEDFMVMKGCKLPQRPKKRSKFVQKCILLVSPGAWLSDLSQERYVVREKKGSRKRRRGLKAMSMESDSE; encoded by the exons ATGCTTCACGGCGACGGCCGGACTGTCCACCTCTCCCTCGACCAACGAATAG GTGCTGCATTTGCGTCGCAAGATCTCTACCTCCATGGATTCTTTAGTGCCTCCATTAAACTGCCCTCCGATTACGTGGCTGGAGTGGTGGTTGCTTTCTGT CGCCTCCGCCGCATCAAGGTCAGGGACAAAGGATCCGTCGCAAAATCTGGCGTCCGGAGGGGAATCGCGTCTCGGAATGTCCGCCGCATCGCAGATCAAGAGTCCCCCCTGCACCCGCCTCTTTATCCCCTCAG GAGGTCGGAATCGGCCGGGAGCGAGAACCATAACTCCCGATCTGTCTCGTCGTCGCCGGATAAGGATGACCGTTGCTACACGACCAGGGGATCGGCGGCGTTGGTATGCGAGGGCGAGAACGCCGACGAAAGAGCCTCGGCAGCCTCTCTACCTCGATTCTTCGTTTCACTGTCGaacaaggagaaggaggaggacttTATGGTGATGAAGGGGTGCAAGCTGCCGCAGCGACCCAAGAAGAGATCCAAATTCGTCCAAAAATGCATACTC TTGGTAAGTCCTGGAGCATGGCTGTCAGATCTCTCACAGGAGAGGTATGTAGTCAGGGAGAAGAAGGGATCAAGAAAG AGGAGAAGAGGATTAAAGGCCATGTCCATGGAGAGTGATTCAGAATGA
- the LOC121998724 gene encoding pentatricopeptide repeat-containing protein At2g34400-like, giving the protein MLKSKLLKPPPPPPSYASPSRHRHHRILSLLKQCTTLRCFKQIHAHMLTLAVRKPNDLLARLLLLGDLPYSLLLFSQNPRPNDFSFNLVIRALVTLYSRFPLALEFYLRMLRSGLRPDHYTFPFVLLAAANLQSLYHGLAAHASIVKLALQDVDHVQHSLLTMYARCGQVGLARKLFDEIAVRDSVSWNSMLSGYAKMGCAGEAVELFRRMRSEGLVEPDEVTLVSVLAACGDLGDVSLGMWLEELVGEYGLVLNSFLGSSMIDMYGKCGDLDSARRVFDRLAKKDLVAWNAMITGYAQNGLSNEAIKLFHTMRKKGIEPDKITIVGVLSACASVGALELGMSLDAYASRNGLYNNVYVGTALVDMYAKCGNLVRAMEVFENLPHRNLFTWNAIISAFAFNGQGEESISLFSQMLADKQGLLPDDITFIGLLSACVHSGLVDEGRRWFGLMQSTYGIVPKIEHYSCMVDLFARAGLLEEAWEFLEKMPQKPDAVALGAMLSACRYHKNAKIGEKIAKRILELEPSNSANYVISSKMFAGSKRWKDSARMIGLMRERGVAKTPGCSWIEVSDQVHEFHAGDRMHLRATEIFDMIDLVVDEMKMEGYPPKID; this is encoded by the exons ATGCTCAAATCCAAACTCCTaaagccgccgccgccgccgccttcctATGCTTCTCCTTCTCGCCACCGGCACCACCGTATCCTCTCTCTGCTCAAGCAATGCACCACCCTCCGATGCTTCAAGCAGATCCACGCCCACATGCTCACCCTCGCCGTCCGCAAGCCCAACGACCTCCTCGCCAGGCTCCTCCTCCTCGGCGACCTACCCTACTCCCTCCTCCTTTTTTCCCAGAACCCCCGCCCCAACGACTTTTCCTTCAACCTCGTGATCCGCGCCCTTGTCACTCTCTACTCACGCTTTCCTCTCGCCCTCGAGTTCTACCTCCGCATGCTCCGCTCCGGCCTACGGCCCGACCACTACACCTTCCCCTTCGTTCTCCTCGCCGCCGCCAACCTCCAGTCCTTGTACCACGGCCTCGCCGCCCACGCCTCCATCGTCAAGCTCGCCCTTCAAGACGTCGACCACGTCCAGCACTCTCTGCTCACCATGTACGCGCGGTGCGGCCAGGTGGGCCTCGCCCGCAAGCTGTTCGATGAAATCGCCGTGAGAGATTCGGTCTCCTGGAATTCGATGCTTTCAGGGTACGCGAAGATGGGTTGCGCCGGGGAGGCGGTGGAGCTGTTCCGGAGGATGCGATCAGAAGGACTGGTCGAGCCGGACGAGGTCACTCTGGTGAGTGTCTTGGCGGCGTGCGGGGACTTGGGGGACGTGAGCTTGGGCATGTGGTTGGAGGAGCTGGTGGGGGAGTATGGATTGGTCCTGAACTCGTTTCTTGGGTCGTCAATGATTGATATGTATGGTAAATGCGGGGATTTGGACTCAGCAAGGAGGGTTTTTGATCGACTGGCAAAGAAGGATTTGGTTGCATGGAACGCAATGATCACAGG GTATGCTCAGAATGGTCTATCGAATGAAGCCATTAAATTATTTCACACCATGAGGAAGAAAGGGATTGAACCTGACAAAATCACAATTGTAGGTGTTCTATCAGCTTGCGCTTCGGTTGGGGCACTAGAGCTAGGCATGTCCCTTGATGCATATGCGTCAAGAAATGGCCTATATAATAATGTTTATGTCGGAACAGCTTTGGTTGACATGTATGCAAAATGTGGAAATTTAGTTCGAGCTATGGAAGTCTTCGAAAACTTGCCTCACAGGAACCTATTCACATGGAATGCTATCATCTCCGCTTTTGCTTTCAATGGGCAAGGCGAAGAGTCTATTTCGTTGTTCTCCCAGATGCTTGCTGATAAGCAAGGGCTTCTACCTGATGATATTACGTTCATAGGTTTACTTTCGGCATGTGTACACTCAGGCTTAGTTGATGAAGGCCGTCGTTGGTTTGGTCTCATGCAGTCAACGTATGGAATTGTTCCAAAGATTGAGCATTATTCCTGCATGGTCGACCTTTTTGCACGTGCTGGACTATTGGAAGAAGCATGGGAGTTCCTGGAGAAAATGCCTCAAAAACCTGATGCAGTTGCCTTAGGAGCTATGCTTAGTGCTTGTCGCTATCACAAGAATGCGAAAATAGGAGAGAAAATTGCAAAGAGGATCCTTGAATTGGAGCCTTCAAACTCAGCAAACTATGTCATTTCTTCTAAAATGTTTGCAGGCTCAAAGAGATGGAAGGATTCAGCCAGGATGATAGGGCTCATGAGGGAGAGGGGCGTAGCGAAGACTCCTGGTTGCAGCTGGATCGAGGTCAGTGACCAAGTCCATGAATTCCATGCAGGTGACAGGATGCATCTCAGAGCTACAGAGATTTTTGATATGATTGACTTAGTAGTTGATGAGATGAAGATGGAAGGTTACCCTCCAAAGATTGACTAA